A portion of the Glycine max cultivar Williams 82 chromosome 10, Glycine_max_v4.0, whole genome shotgun sequence genome contains these proteins:
- the LOC102669877 gene encoding uncharacterized protein, with protein MESTGKDYDNTMELASYRQLIPPSSPDISKIVGTTKSNLRIGHEYQVEVPSIIKESEQLKLPMNPADSELVDKEVEDNVAAAANLNNSWSDADVKSFLLGLFIFRKNFVQIKRFLENKGMGEILSFYYGKFYKSDEYQRWSDCKKLKGRKCITGHKLFSGRKQRELLSHLTLHVSEEFKDALQQVSKSYSEGRISLEEYISSLKSTVGLGVLVEAVDIGKGKADLTRPAVEHVKKTQVLSIPTSKAWSSLGPSDIIKHLTGGYRLSKAKSNDIFWDAVWPRLLARGWHSEKLKNQGSLSSKNLVVFLFPGVKKFSRRKLVKGDHYFDSVSDVLSKVIAEPNLLKLEVVETKVGGSNEEDAETGSNKDSQPDNHHHRYLKHRASTNNADHMKCAVFDTGLVHRGKTSDLRELKSLPANLVGKVEVDADDMVYNKGNKHVSKTKQGKGKLDDISPSGTETAKIYSKKNSSDADCQKGKHNRDASGQKQVNVNPDDANKMAENCENQKTYVPDGNQPKRNVENQFSQRARSGHSDVAVPPIKRQRLTSWAKAETSHILKNSSGGLGSEKLGLSQSSCFPDANKKAGNPLDHQQDVTLISYSAEVSMELKKEERNFNRVCLDKGTSCDKVEKCESQHSINFNAPQVSLKFEDGEMMEMAEEDEQGPKPNDTIPRRKSTRNRPLTVRALESFANEFLHAQRKQKRKHTLTLKHPFSACSRKART; from the exons ATGGAATCAACTGGCAAGGATTATGACAATACTATGGAGCTTGCATCTTATAGGCAGCTAATTCCTCCAAGTTCTCCTGATATAAGCAAGATAGTTGGAACCACAAAGTCAAATCTTCGAATTGGTCATGAATACCAGGTGGAAGTTCCTTCCATCATAAAAGAATCAGAACAGCTTAAACTTCCAATGAATCCTGCTGATTCAGAACTTGTAGATAAGGAAGTGGAGGATAATGTAGCAGCAGCAGCTAATTTGAATAATTCGTGGAGTGATGCTGATGTAAAAAGTTTTCTCCTTGGTTTGTTTATCTTCAGGAAGAATTTTGTGCAGATAAAAAGATTTTTAGAGAACAAAGGGATGGGGGAAATACTGTCGTTTTACTATGGGAAGTTTTATAAGTCTGATGAATATCAGAGATGGTCAGAttgcaaaaaattaaaagggagAAAATGTATAACAGGACACAAACTTTTTTCTGGTCGGAAGCAACGTGAACTGTTGTCTCACTTGACTCTCCATGTCTCAGAAGAATTTAAAGATGCTTTGCAACAG GTTTCCAAGTCATATTCGGAGGGGAGAATTTCTCTAGAAGAATATATCTCTTCTTTGAAGTCTACTGTCGGACTTGGTGTTCTTGTGGAAGCTGTGGATATTGGTAAGGGGAAGGCAGACCTTACCCGCCCAGCTGTGGAACATGTGAAGAAAACCCAGGTGCTTTCAATACCAACTAGCAAAGCTTGGTCTTCTCTTGGGCCCAGTGATATAATCAAACATTTGACTGGAGGATATCGACTGAGCAAAGCCAAAAGTAATGATATCTTCTGGGATGCTGTTTGGCCCCGTTTACTGGCAAGAGGTTGGCACTCGGAGAAACTAAAGAATCAAGGCTCTCTAAGCTCCAAAAATCTTGTGGTCTTTCTTTTCCCTGGTGTTAAAAAGTTTTCAAGGAGAAAACTTGTGAAAGGTGATCATTACTTTGATTCTGTCAGTGATGTCTTGAGCAAAGTGATAGCTGAACCAAATCTTCTTAAGCTTGAAGTTGTAGAAACTAAAGTTGGTGGCAGCAATGAGGAAGATGCAGAAACGGGATCCAACAAGGATAGTCAACCTGATAATCATCACCATCGTTACCTCAAACACCGAGCTTCTACTAACAATGCAGACCATATGAAGTGTGCAGTTTTTGATACTGGTTTGGTGCACAGAGGGAAGACATCTGATTTAAGGGAATTGAAATCTTTACCTGCCAATTTGGTAGGTAAAGTTGAGGTAGATGCTGATGATATGGTATATAATAAAGGGAACAAGCATGTTAGTAAAACAAAACAAGGGAAAGGTAAGCTTGATGACATTTCACCAAGTGGGACAGAAACTGCTAAGATATACAGTAAAAAGAATAGTAGTGATGCTGACTGCCAGAAAGGTAAACACAATAGAGATGCTAGTGGCCAAAAACAAGTGAATGTTAACCCTGATGATGCAAACAAGATGGCAGAAAACTGTGAAAATCAGAAGACCTACGTGCCTGATGGAAATCAACCAAAGAGAAACGTAGAGAATCAATTCAGTCAAAGAGCAAGATCAGGTCATTCAGATGTTGCAGTTCCTCCCATCAAACGGCAAAGACTCACTTCTTGGGCTAAGGCTGAGACAAGCCACATTCTTAAGAACTCCTCAGGAGGCTTAGGATCAGAAAAACTGGGACTCTCCCAGTCATCTTGCTTTCCAGATGCCAACAAGAAGGCCGGTAATCCACTTGATCATCAGCAGGATGTGACTTTAATTTCTTATTCAGCTGAAGTAAGCAtggaattgaaaaaagaagaaagaaatttcAATAGAGTCTGTCTTGACAAGGGTACTTCTTGTGACAAAGTTGAGAAATGTGAATCACAACATTCCATCAACTTCAATGCACCTCAGGTTTCACTGAAGTTTGAAGATGGTGAAATGATGGAAATGGCAGAGGAAGATGAGCAGGGCCCAAAGCCCAATGACACAATTCCAAGGAGGAAGAGCACAAGAAACAGACCATTGACAGTTAGAGCGTTGGAATCTTTTGCAAATGAATTCTTGCATGCACAAaggaaacagaaaagaaaacacacccTGACACTTAAACACCCATTCAGTGCTTGCAGCCGCAAGGCTCGCACCTAA